The following are from one region of the Channa argus isolate prfri chromosome 6, Channa argus male v1.0, whole genome shotgun sequence genome:
- the mmp13b gene encoding collagenase 3 has product MTSLKNTKKTTMMALLLLALVALSSALPLPSGENDNFLLAEKYLRRFYGLPAGLQGKKGSSDAIQTKIKEMQKFFNLEVTGNLDNNTLDVMKKARCGVPDIGEYNHFPRHLKWDKNNITFRILNYTPDLKKSDVDRAIRNALNVWSDVTPLTFKKLHEGIADIMISFGSKEHGDYNPFDGPNGLLAHAYPPGKGIGGDTHFDEDEQWTKDSSAYNLFIVAAHELGHALGMSHSSDPGALMYPVYSYATGFPLSGDDIEGIQALYGPNPDSKKVKPRPIAPNKCDPMLTFDAVTELRGETIVFKDSFYWRLHPQMTEPDQILIQSTWPSLPSKVDAAYENPEKDIVFMFSGIKMWALNGYNLVNGYPKYIHKLGLPKTIRKIDAALHIADKGKTLLFTDEEYWSYDEAAGTMDRGYPRSIEEDFPGMDDEVDAAAFHHGRLYFFHDHIQYEYSYTYRKVIGIQRTNSIFNC; this is encoded by the exons ATGACCAGTCTGAAGAACACgaagaaaacaacaatgatgGCTTTGCTGCTGCTGGCGCTGGTCGcactctcctctgctctgcctctgcCATCGGGGGAAAATGACAACTTTCTTTTAGCAGAG AAATACCTTCGTCGGTTCTATGGCCTTCCAGCTGGTCTCCAGGGTAAAAAGGGCTCATCAGATGCTATTCAGACCAAGAtcaaagaaatgcagaaattTTTCAACCTTGAG GTTACAGGGAATCTGGATAACAACACTCTTGATGTGATGAAGAAGGCCAGATGTGGTGTTCCAGATATTGGAGAATACAACCATTTCCCTCGACACCTTAAATGGGACAAGAACAACATCACATTCAG GATTCTGAATTACACACCAGATCTGAAGAAATCAGATGTAGACAGGGCCATCCGGAATGCACTGAACGTTTGGTCTGATGTCACCCCTTTGACTTTTAAGAAGCTGCACGAGGGTATCGCTGACATTATGATCAGCTTCGGATCAAAGG AGCATGGAGACTACAACCCTTTTGATGGGCCTAACGGACTGCTCGCTCATGCCTACCCACCTGGTAAAGGCATTGGAGGAGACACTCACTTTGATGAGGATGAACAGTGGACCAAAGATTCATCAG CTTACAACCTGTTTATTGTGGCGGCTCACGAGTTGGGTCACGCCCTCGGTATGTCCCACTCTTCAGACCCAGGCGCCCTGATGTACCCTGTTTATTCATATGCTACAGGGTTCCCCCTGTCTGGAGATGACATCGAAGGCATTCAAGCTCTCTACG GTCCAAACCCAGACTCAAAGAAAGTGAAGCCAAGGCCTATTGCACCAAACAAATGTGACCCCATGCTGACTTTTGATGCTGTGACAGAGCTCAGAGGGGAGACTATTGTTTTCAAAGACAG TTTTTACTGGCGTCTCCATCCTCAGATGACTGAGCCTGACCAGATACTCATCCAGTCCACGTGGCCATCCCTTCCCAGCAAGGTGGATGCAGCCTATGAGAACCCCGAGAAGGATATAGTTTTCATGTTTAGCG GGATAAAAATGTGGGCTTTGAATGGGTATAACCTTGTAAATGGTTACCCCAAGTACATACACAAACTGGGACTTCCCAAAACCATTAGGAAAATAGATGCAGCTCTTCACATTGCTGACAAAGGAAAAACTCTACTCTTCACGGATGAGGAATATTGGAG TTATGATGAAGCAGCAGGTACCATGGATCGTGGCTACCCTCGATCCATTGAGGAGGATTTCCCAGGAATGGATGACGAGGTCGACGCTGCTGCCTTTCACCATG GACGCTTGTATTTCTTCCATGACCACATTCAGTATGAATACAGTTACACATACAGGAAGGTTATTGGCATCCAGAGAACCAACTCCATTTTCAACTGCTGA